From Chloracidobacterium sp. N, the proteins below share one genomic window:
- a CDS encoding GMC oxidoreductase encodes MRQDNVSQVIVIGGGAAGLAVAYGLVMRGLTVTVLEFGPVPDPQREFLTDTPPETLPWRGHGADGEEAYPAAHLISDTDAPYRLGIEAGRSFLKRVRVAGGKTLYWTAHALRFGDLEFQARTLTGRGEDWPLNHATLSPWYAAAERLMGVTGQPAGLIQHPDGQFQPPLFGLRAAERQMQAALARQGVPLVLARKAISNGERSPACHGCGRCALGCRTAAKYDAFSRLVPAAARTGRLTLRSNAIVTEIIPDANRWAHGVNIMDRQTRATTSLTAQVVVVAASAVETARLLLASPHPDGGKGLANSSGLVGVFLSESMGVEIEGWLPALKGTARKSGPRADSPHHGEHGLIPRHVNLSPGSEADFGGGWLFLTQSGPTLFPSPAQLQSGFGRAWKQALSAWHPASIRLQGIAEVGMRRENHIRLDPHQVDTWGRPLPKVSFTLSDEDRARWQAMVDAGCTFLDTLGADHITVRRMVPETGGGLHACGTCRMGKDPVTSVTNEFGQTHDIPNLFIADASLFVSSLNQPTLTVMALALRQAHFIADWLRHPPPRR; translated from the coding sequence ATGCGTCAAGACAACGTATCGCAGGTCATTGTCATTGGGGGCGGGGCGGCCGGATTGGCCGTTGCCTATGGGCTGGTCATGCGCGGTCTGACCGTGACCGTCCTTGAGTTTGGCCCAGTACCCGACCCTCAGCGGGAGTTCCTGACCGACACCCCGCCGGAAACACTTCCCTGGCGCGGACACGGAGCGGACGGGGAAGAAGCCTACCCGGCAGCCCACCTCATTTCCGATACCGATGCACCGTACCGCCTCGGCATCGAAGCGGGCCGGTCCTTCCTCAAGCGCGTGCGGGTCGCTGGCGGCAAAACCCTGTACTGGACAGCACATGCCCTGCGCTTTGGCGACCTGGAGTTTCAGGCGCGTACCCTGACGGGACGCGGTGAGGACTGGCCGCTCAACCACGCGACACTGTCCCCCTGGTATGCCGCCGCCGAACGACTTATGGGCGTCACAGGGCAGCCGGCCGGGCTCATTCAGCACCCGGATGGACAGTTCCAGCCCCCGCTGTTCGGGTTGCGCGCCGCAGAGCGTCAGATGCAGGCGGCTCTCGCCCGGCAGGGAGTGCCGCTTGTGCTCGCCCGCAAGGCGATTTCCAATGGTGAACGTTCACCAGCCTGCCACGGATGTGGACGCTGTGCGCTCGGCTGCCGCACGGCGGCCAAATATGATGCGTTTTCGAGACTCGTCCCGGCGGCAGCCCGTACCGGACGCCTGACCCTGCGCAGCAACGCCATCGTCACCGAAATCATCCCCGATGCCAACCGGTGGGCCCATGGCGTCAACATCATGGACCGGCAGACCCGAGCCACCACCAGCCTCACGGCCCAGGTTGTCGTCGTTGCCGCTTCGGCCGTTGAAACGGCCCGTCTGCTGCTGGCTTCCCCGCACCCGGATGGGGGAAAGGGACTTGCCAACAGCAGTGGACTGGTCGGCGTGTTTCTTTCGGAGAGCATGGGCGTTGAAATCGAGGGCTGGCTTCCGGCACTGAAAGGCACGGCGCGGAAATCCGGCCCCAGGGCGGATTCCCCACACCACGGCGAGCATGGACTCATCCCACGCCATGTCAACCTCAGCCCCGGATCGGAAGCTGACTTTGGGGGTGGGTGGCTGTTTCTCACCCAGAGCGGCCCCACGCTGTTCCCCTCTCCGGCGCAGCTCCAGTCGGGATTCGGCCGTGCCTGGAAGCAGGCGCTGTCCGCCTGGCATCCAGCTTCCATCCGGCTGCAAGGCATCGCTGAAGTCGGGATGCGACGCGAAAACCATATCCGACTCGACCCCCATCAGGTGGACACCTGGGGACGCCCGCTGCCCAAAGTCAGTTTTACGCTGTCAGATGAAGACCGGGCGCGATGGCAGGCCATGGTTGACGCCGGCTGCACGTTCCTCGATACCCTCGGCGCAGACCACATCACCGTCCGGCGAATGGTCCCGGAAACCGGTGGTGGACTGCATGCCTGTGGCACCTGCCGCATGGGAAAGGACCCTGTGACCTCAGTCACCAATGAATTCGGTCAAACCCACGATATTCCCAACCTCTTCATCGCCGATGCCTCACTGTTTGTTTCCTCGCTCAACCAGCCCACCCTGACCGTCATGGCACTCGCCCTGCGGCAGGCCCACTTTATCGCCGATTGGTTGCGTCACCCCCCACCACGGCGCTGA
- the pilO gene encoding type 4a pilus biogenesis protein PilO — translation MSPFFKNLLLGLLAATGISALGIYFLDGYLFGDWQARLDKEAQKVQMLENENEQLAWLEPRLAEVREESRRLEEAVTGLQMRLPSQDQFGQMIQDFTSAARERQLSLTVQAQPPVKREGIQSGTLDFTVESITAGGYPRVRSFADWLRDYPRLLSFRDFEVLVGTGGQISLRATCLSPAMFDVPLPSPPPR, via the coding sequence GTGAGCCCTTTTTTCAAAAACCTGCTTCTGGGATTGCTGGCGGCAACCGGCATCTCGGCACTGGGAATCTATTTTCTGGATGGCTATCTTTTTGGCGACTGGCAGGCCCGGCTCGACAAGGAAGCACAGAAGGTTCAGATGCTTGAAAACGAAAATGAGCAGCTGGCCTGGCTAGAACCCCGGCTCGCGGAAGTCCGCGAGGAATCCCGCCGCCTGGAAGAAGCCGTTACCGGGCTCCAGATGCGGCTGCCGAGTCAGGATCAGTTTGGGCAGATGATTCAGGATTTTACTTCGGCGGCACGTGAGCGGCAACTGTCCCTGACCGTTCAGGCCCAGCCTCCGGTCAAACGTGAAGGCATCCAGTCCGGGACACTCGATTTTACGGTCGAATCCATCACCGCAGGCGGCTACCCCCGTGTCCGTTCCTTTGCCGACTGGCTGCGGGACTACCCCCGCCTGCTTTCCTTCCGGGACTTTGAAGTGCTGGTGGGAACGGGAGGACAGATCAGCCTGCGCGCCACCTGTCTTTCGCCGGCCATGTTTGATGTTCCACTTCCGTCTCCGCCACCACGGTAA
- a CDS encoding RNA-guided endonuclease TnpB family protein, whose translation MLRLQAFKYELIPNGRQERLMRRFAGSCRYVYNKALVLQKERHEKGEKKLGYAGLCRLLTEWRHSEETAWLADAPIHPLQQALKDLERAYTNFFAKRANFPQFRKKGRSDSFRYPDPKGIKLDQANSRIFLPKLGWLRYRNSREVLGTVKNVTVSQSCGKWFVSIQTEREVETPRPKRGTVGIDLGIAHFATLSDGTFFAPLNSFKRHEVALRKAQQSLSRKVKGSNNRKKALARVQKIHVRIANVRRDFLHKVSTAISKNHAVVAIEDLKVGNMSRSAAGTADAPGKNVHTKSGLNKSILDQGWYGFRRMLEYKLSWKGGRLVAVPPQNTSRTCPGCGHVSADNRQTQARFVCVACGCKNNADVVAAINILSRGIQRLRDEGQDTANALVGMQVDWLPVSARMACGSNCIGSRKQEPAETTARGAIRA comes from the coding sequence ATGCTGCGACTTCAAGCCTTCAAGTACGAACTGATACCCAATGGCCGGCAGGAGCGATTGATGCGTCGCTTCGCCGGCTCATGTCGGTATGTCTATAACAAGGCGCTGGTGCTACAGAAAGAACGGCACGAGAAGGGCGAGAAGAAGTTGGGTTACGCCGGGTTGTGCAGGTTGCTTACCGAGTGGAGGCACAGCGAGGAAACGGCCTGGCTGGCCGATGCCCCAATTCATCCGCTGCAACAGGCGCTCAAAGACTTGGAGCGGGCTTACACCAACTTCTTCGCCAAGCGGGCCAACTTCCCGCAATTCAGGAAGAAAGGCCGGTCAGATAGCTTTCGTTACCCCGACCCAAAAGGGATCAAGCTTGACCAGGCCAACAGCCGTATTTTTCTGCCCAAGCTTGGATGGTTGCGCTACCGCAACAGCCGGGAAGTGCTGGGCACAGTGAAAAACGTCACCGTCAGCCAGTCTTGCGGCAAGTGGTTTGTGTCAATTCAGACCGAACGTGAAGTTGAGACGCCTCGACCAAAGAGAGGCACGGTTGGGATTGATCTGGGTATTGCCCACTTTGCTACGCTTTCGGACGGCACGTTCTTTGCTCCGCTCAACAGCTTCAAGCGGCATGAGGTAGCCTTGCGCAAGGCACAACAATCGCTCTCCCGTAAAGTCAAAGGCAGTAACAACCGAAAGAAGGCGCTAGCCCGCGTCCAGAAGATTCACGTTCGTATTGCCAATGTCCGGCGCGATTTCCTGCACAAGGTCTCGACGGCGATAAGCAAAAACCACGCGGTCGTAGCCATCGAAGACCTGAAGGTGGGCAATATGTCCCGGTCGGCGGCAGGTACGGCCGATGCTCCGGGGAAGAATGTCCATACCAAGTCAGGGCTGAATAAGTCCATCCTCGACCAGGGTTGGTACGGGTTCCGTCGTATGCTGGAGTACAAGCTGTCTTGGAAGGGCGGACGCCTTGTTGCCGTGCCGCCGCAGAACACCAGTCGCACTTGCCCAGGCTGCGGCCACGTGTCGGCGGACAACCGCCAGACCCAAGCCCGGTTCGTATGCGTGGCGTGCGGCTGTAAGAATAACGCCGACGTTGTTGCTGCAATCAACATCCTTTCCCGCGGGATACAACGATTGCGGGACGAAGGGCAGGACACGGCCAACGCTTTGGTCGGGATGCAGGTGGACTGGCTGCCTGTGTCAGCCCGGATGGCCTGTGGATCGAACTGCATAGGCAGTCGGAAGCAGGAACCCGCCGAGACGACGGCGCGTGGAGCGATCCGTGCGTAG
- a CDS encoding DUF262 domain-containing protein: protein MAPQRYSVTPHPIETILAWVKSGEIAIPEIQRPFVWEATKVRNLLDSLYQGYPVGYLITWRNPTVRLKDGTPSAGKRILIDGQQRVTALMASLLGHEVLTKDYEKVYIRIAFHPQEERFEVANPAIRKDAAWIEDVTAVFAPSTSVFQLVTGYCQKNPGVSQDAVFVTLEKLRKIINNHVGVIELAHDLDIETVTEIFIRVNSAGTELSQADFAMSKIAVNETYGGNVLRKAIDYFCHMSVAPEFVVHVEKRDPAFVASEFFSVMRWLKNANNDIYIPSYTDMLRVAFTSEFGRGKLQDLVALLSGRNFETRQFEEAISEASFDKLKKGVLAFINQTHFERITMILRSAGFVTSDLISGRNAVNFAYVLYLRGRAERVPAADLERLVRRWYAMSILRSRYTSSPETTFDYDIRQIAARGLVSYCDEIIKSELPDSFWTGTLPQLMNTSSAQSPYFLAYQAAQVKLGDKGFLSRDITVRDLLLNRSDVHHIYPKKHLQRQGLARGRYNQIANFVLTQSEINIAIGDKPPDQYFAELAEQVHGGRKRYGGITDETELRANLRANCVPDSLLDGRIPGYDEFLEERRKLMALKVKAWFEAL from the coding sequence ATGGCGCCCCAGCGCTACTCCGTCACGCCGCATCCGATTGAAACCATCCTCGCCTGGGTCAAGTCAGGTGAGATCGCCATTCCTGAGATTCAGCGTCCGTTTGTGTGGGAAGCAACGAAGGTGCGCAACCTGCTTGACTCACTGTACCAAGGCTATCCCGTCGGCTATCTGATTACCTGGCGCAATCCTACGGTAAGGCTGAAAGACGGGACTCCATCGGCTGGAAAGCGAATTCTCATTGACGGGCAGCAGCGCGTCACCGCGCTCATGGCGTCGCTCCTGGGGCATGAGGTGCTGACCAAGGACTACGAGAAGGTTTACATCCGCATCGCCTTCCATCCCCAGGAGGAACGCTTCGAGGTGGCCAACCCGGCAATTCGCAAGGATGCTGCCTGGATCGAGGACGTGACCGCCGTATTCGCTCCCTCCACGAGTGTTTTTCAACTCGTGACAGGGTATTGCCAGAAGAACCCTGGTGTTTCGCAGGATGCCGTATTCGTCACTCTTGAAAAGCTGCGCAAGATTATCAACAACCACGTTGGCGTGATTGAGTTGGCGCACGACCTCGACATCGAGACGGTCACGGAGATCTTCATCCGCGTCAACTCAGCCGGTACCGAGCTGTCGCAGGCCGACTTTGCCATGTCCAAAATCGCCGTGAACGAAACCTACGGTGGCAATGTGCTCCGCAAGGCGATTGATTACTTCTGCCACATGTCCGTGGCACCGGAGTTCGTGGTACACGTTGAGAAGCGTGACCCGGCATTTGTCGCCTCCGAGTTCTTCTCCGTCATGCGGTGGCTCAAAAATGCCAACAACGATATCTATATCCCGTCCTATACCGACATGCTGCGGGTCGCTTTCACGTCGGAATTCGGGCGCGGCAAGCTGCAGGACCTGGTGGCATTGCTTTCGGGGCGGAACTTTGAAACCAGGCAGTTTGAAGAAGCCATCTCTGAGGCGTCATTCGACAAGCTCAAAAAGGGCGTCCTGGCTTTTATCAACCAAACCCACTTTGAGCGCATCACCATGATCCTGCGTTCAGCCGGTTTCGTGACCAGTGACCTCATCAGCGGCCGGAATGCGGTGAATTTTGCTTACGTTCTCTATCTCCGCGGCCGGGCCGAGCGCGTGCCTGCCGCGGACCTTGAGCGGCTGGTGCGGCGGTGGTACGCCATGTCCATCCTGAGGAGCCGCTACACCAGCAGCCCGGAAACGACCTTTGACTACGATATCCGGCAGATTGCGGCGCGCGGGTTGGTGTCCTATTGTGACGAGATCATCAAAAGTGAACTGCCGGACAGCTTCTGGACTGGTACGCTGCCGCAACTGATGAACACCTCTTCGGCACAAAGCCCTTACTTCCTGGCCTATCAGGCCGCACAGGTGAAGCTCGGCGACAAAGGGTTTCTCTCCCGTGACATCACCGTGCGGGACCTCCTGCTGAACCGCAGCGATGTGCACCACATCTACCCCAAAAAACATCTTCAGAGACAGGGGCTTGCGCGGGGACGCTACAACCAGATCGCCAACTTCGTCCTGACGCAGAGCGAGATCAACATCGCCATCGGGGACAAGCCGCCCGATCAATACTTTGCCGAGCTGGCCGAACAGGTGCACGGTGGCAGGAAGCGATATGGCGGGATCACCGATGAAACCGAGTTGCGTGCCAACCTGCGCGCCAACTGCGTCCCGGATTCGCTGCTCGACGGGCGGATTCCGGGCTATGACGAGTTCCTGGAGGAGCGGCGCAAACTGATGGCGCTCAAGGTCAAGGCCTGGTTCGAGGCGCTGTGA
- a CDS encoding RNA-guided endonuclease TnpB family protein, which translates to MQRLQAFRFELMPNGQQERQMRRFAGACRFIYNKALALQKERYERGEKKLGYAGLCKLLTEWRNSAETAWLADAPIHPLQQKLKDLERAYSNFFAKRADFPRFKKKGRSDSFRYPDPKQIKLDQGNSRIFLPKLGWLRYRNSRKVLGDLRNVTVSLSGGKWFVSIQTEREVEQAIPQGGAVGIDMGIARFATLSDGTFWTPLNSFKRHEVALRKAQQAMSRKVKFSNNWKKAKARVQRIHSRIGNARRDFLHKASTAISKNHAMVCIEDLQVRNMSKSAAGTADAPGRNVRAKSGLNKSILDQGWFEFRRQLDYKLAWRGGHLIAVPPQNTSRTCPGCGHVSADNRQTQARFVCVACGYENNADVVGAINILSRGIQRLRDEGQDTANALVGMQVDWLPVSARMACGSNCIGSRKQEPAETTARGAIRA; encoded by the coding sequence ATGCAACGCCTCCAGGCCTTCAGATTCGAACTCATGCCAAACGGCCAGCAGGAGCGGCAGATGCGCCGCTTCGCTGGCGCTTGCCGGTTCATCTACAACAAAGCATTGGCCTTGCAGAAGGAGCGCTACGAGCGTGGCGAGAAGAAGCTCGGCTATGCCGGGCTGTGCAAGTTGCTCACTGAGTGGCGCAATAGCGCAGAGACAGCTTGGCTGGCCGATGCACCGATTCACCCGCTGCAACAAAAACTCAAGGACTTGGAGCGCGCCTACAGCAACTTCTTCGCCAAACGCGCCGACTTTCCGCGCTTCAAGAAGAAGGGGCGGTCGGACAGCTTCCGCTATCCCGACCCCAAGCAAATCAAACTCGATCAGGGCAATAGCCGTATCTTTTTGCCCAAGCTCGGTTGGCTGCGCTATCGCAACAGCCGGAAAGTGCTGGGCGATCTGCGCAACGTCACCGTCAGCCTGAGCGGCGGCAAGTGGTTCGTTTCCATTCAGACCGAGCGAGAGGTCGAGCAGGCCATCCCGCAGGGTGGCGCGGTCGGCATCGACATGGGTATTGCCCGGTTCGCTACGCTCTCGGACGGCACGTTCTGGACACCCCTCAACAGCTTCAAGCGGCATGAGGTTGCCCTGCGCAAAGCGCAGCAAGCCATGAGCCGCAAGGTCAAGTTCAGCAACAACTGGAAGAAGGCGAAAGCCCGCGTCCAGCGCATCCATTCCCGCATCGGCAACGCCCGCCGCGATTTCCTGCACAAGGCCTCGACCGCGATCAGCAAAAACCACGCGATGGTGTGTATCGAGGACTTGCAGGTGCGTAATATGTCCAAGTCGGCGGCAGGCACGGCAGATGCGCCGGGAAGAAACGTTCGGGCCAAGTCCGGCCTGAACAAATCCATTCTCGACCAGGGCTGGTTCGAGTTCCGCCGCCAACTGGACTACAAGCTGGCGTGGAGAGGCGGCCATCTCATTGCCGTGCCGCCGCAGAACACCAGTCGCACTTGCCCAGGCTGCGGCCACGTGTCGGCGGACAACCGCCAGACCCAAGCCCGGTTCGTATGCGTGGCGTGCGGCTATGAGAATAACGCCGACGTTGTTGGCGCGATCAACATCCTTTCTCGCGGGATACAACGATTGCGGGACGAAGGGCAGGACACGGCCAACGCTTTGGTCGGGATGCAGGTGGACTGGCTGCCTGTGTCAGCCCGGATGGCCTGTGGATCGAACTGCATAGGCAGTCGGAAGCAGGAACCCGCCGAGACGACGGCGCGTGGAGCGATCCGTGCGTAG
- a CDS encoding glycosyltransferase family 2 protein, whose translation MMDNSLPAHSVPPRFPVPPPRVVVIMPALNEAAAIGQVLAEIPPWLGAKVIVCDNGSTDATPRIARSAGALVVTETRRGYGAACQRALAHLPPETDIVVFLDADHSDFPEDMPRLLAPIQQGNADLVIGSRTLGQAEPAALLPHQRFGNWLATALIRLIWGHAYSDLGPFRAIRRTSLQHLAMGDRDYGWTVEMQIRALQAGLRVVEVPVRYRPRIGVSKISGTLASSVRAGIKILHVVFRHAIAKS comes from the coding sequence ATGATGGATAACTCCTTACCGGCTCACTCCGTACCACCCCGTTTCCCGGTTCCGCCACCCCGTGTGGTGGTCATCATGCCGGCACTCAACGAAGCCGCGGCCATCGGTCAGGTGTTGGCGGAGATTCCCCCCTGGCTTGGGGCGAAAGTCATCGTCTGTGATAATGGAAGTACCGACGCAACCCCCCGCATTGCCCGGTCAGCCGGGGCCCTGGTTGTGACAGAAACACGACGCGGCTACGGAGCCGCCTGCCAGCGCGCCCTTGCCCACCTTCCTCCGGAAACTGACATCGTCGTTTTCCTCGATGCTGACCATTCCGACTTCCCGGAAGACATGCCACGGTTGCTGGCCCCCATTCAGCAGGGCAACGCCGACCTCGTTATCGGCTCGCGGACTCTGGGACAGGCCGAACCAGCGGCACTCCTGCCCCACCAACGCTTCGGAAACTGGCTGGCCACAGCGCTCATCCGTCTCATCTGGGGTCATGCCTACTCCGATCTCGGACCCTTTCGGGCCATTCGCCGGACATCACTCCAGCACCTTGCCATGGGCGACAGGGACTATGGATGGACGGTCGAAATGCAGATCAGGGCGCTCCAGGCCGGATTGCGGGTCGTTGAAGTCCCCGTGCGCTACCGCCCGCGCATCGGCGTCTCAAAAATCAGCGGAACGCTCGCCAGCAGCGTCCGCGCCGGTATCAAGATTCTCCATGTCGTCTTCCGCCATGCCATTGCCAAATCCTGA
- a CDS encoding TIGR04282 family arsenosugar biosynthesis glycosyltransferase, with protein MRLFVLFARSPYGEGIKTRLAPCCDGPARRRLHHAFVLDSLANLRGAARRHAGQVWFRVASPWPTRAPAGSDVFPLPPWLKERALAAQVGESFGERLGYVFQEAFAAGYTRVVVVGSDTPLLPGYLIEMAVAGLERVPVVLGPAEDGGYYLIGVSAAMGRPERLFEGIAWGTAQVLAPTQARCAEAGVAPAVLPVYFDIDRCADLARLERDLTGLANPRRYATGRLLQALGRLATTAVASTTGLVVRAAEQRAE; from the coding sequence ATGCGGTTATTCGTCCTGTTTGCCCGTTCGCCCTATGGCGAGGGCATCAAAACGCGGCTGGCGCCCTGCTGTGACGGGCCAGCCCGACGGCGCCTGCACCACGCCTTCGTTCTGGATTCACTGGCCAACCTGCGCGGTGCTGCCAGGCGGCACGCCGGACAGGTGTGGTTTCGGGTCGCCTCCCCGTGGCCGACACGGGCCCCGGCGGGCAGCGATGTTTTTCCCCTGCCACCGTGGTTGAAGGAGCGGGCGCTGGCAGCGCAGGTGGGGGAGTCCTTTGGGGAGCGTTTGGGTTATGTCTTTCAGGAAGCCTTTGCCGCCGGTTACACGCGGGTCGTGGTCGTTGGAAGTGACACGCCCCTGCTGCCGGGATACCTGATTGAAATGGCAGTGGCCGGCCTTGAGCGTGTTCCGGTGGTGCTTGGTCCTGCCGAGGACGGAGGGTATTACCTGATTGGGGTCTCTGCCGCCATGGGCCGGCCGGAGCGTTTGTTTGAGGGGATTGCGTGGGGGACGGCACAGGTTTTGGCGCCGACACAGGCGCGCTGTGCCGAAGCCGGGGTGGCACCGGCGGTCCTGCCGGTGTACTTCGACATTGACCGCTGTGCGGACCTCGCCCGGCTGGAGCGGGACCTTACCGGACTGGCCAACCCACGACGGTATGCCACGGGACGACTTCTCCAGGCGCTGGGGCGGCTGGCCACGACCGCCGTGGCTTCCACCACCGGGCTGGTTGTCCGGGCGGCTGAACAACGTGCTGAATGA
- a CDS encoding SPASM domain-containing protein translates to MEAIHRKYATEGGVHIVVQTTGDLLTWSLIDALVARHVSCLLISGVDSFHKGLETKAAQLGFVTRLTMLLETRGVRKLALEDARRGHLTPQGRPTYLFFGAQPDLWIGKLWPRGRAMVNELSTARLCDNFCNQLSGGVGFLQPNFQGSEVSIEPNGNVYPCCLKTRLAIGNLLEDPLDAILDRLQGDPVYEAISMGHPERMGIRHGWSVETFVEKSQMRLPSGATYRNFCIGCDRFHEEVLIPLRRSGRPE, encoded by the coding sequence ATGGAGGCAATTCATCGCAAATATGCCACCGAAGGCGGCGTTCACATCGTTGTCCAGACCACCGGAGACCTGCTGACCTGGAGCTTGATTGACGCGCTGGTTGCGCGTCATGTCTCGTGCCTGCTGATTTCAGGGGTGGATAGTTTTCACAAGGGGCTCGAAACCAAAGCGGCGCAGCTTGGGTTTGTGACACGCCTCACCATGTTGCTCGAAACGCGGGGGGTACGGAAGCTCGCGCTCGAAGACGCCAGGCGTGGCCATCTCACGCCACAGGGGCGGCCGACCTACCTGTTTTTCGGCGCGCAACCGGACTTGTGGATTGGAAAGCTCTGGCCGCGCGGGCGCGCCATGGTGAACGAGTTGTCCACCGCCCGGCTGTGCGACAACTTTTGTAACCAGCTCTCGGGTGGGGTGGGCTTTTTGCAGCCCAATTTTCAGGGTTCGGAGGTTTCCATCGAACCGAATGGCAATGTCTATCCCTGTTGTCTAAAGACCAGACTGGCGATTGGCAATCTGCTGGAGGATCCCCTCGATGCCATCCTGGACCGGCTGCAGGGAGACCCGGTTTACGAAGCCATTTCCATGGGGCATCCCGAACGGATGGGCATCCGCCACGGCTGGTCGGTCGAGACCTTCGTTGAAAAATCCCAGATGCGACTGCCTTCCGGGGCCACGTATCGCAATTTCTGTATCGGCTGTGACCGGTTTCATGAAGAGGTCCTCATCCCGCTGCGCCGATCAGGACGCCCGGAGTGA
- a CDS encoding DUF547 domain-containing protein: MREPVNAHPLVFWLSPLLLLAGQSCQSAAGPGPHLQSDRSHPAAASREPQASPADAPADERHRAFGRLLRTYVVEGKVRYESWLRSPGDRAALRDYVQWLAGTSPKSLDEPSRKAFWINAYNALTLNSGLERYPLTSVNFNELKDPGARGFWETPAVAGGQSLTLNQIEATILRPTFNDPRIHFAINCASNGCPVLAADAYCRDTLDQQLDARTVAFLNDPARGAHFDEKTGTLTVSMIFQWYAADFGDVTAFITRYRPELTGKVKAMAFLPYDWRLNDFSTAPNPAP, translated from the coding sequence ATGCGTGAACCGGTGAACGCCCACCCGCTGGTCTTCTGGCTCTCCCCGCTCCTGCTCCTGGCCGGCCAGTCCTGCCAGTCGGCGGCCGGACCAGGGCCGCATCTCCAGTCCGACCGTTCCCATCCGGCGGCCGCCAGCCGTGAGCCACAGGCTTCCCCGGCGGACGCACCGGCCGATGAACGGCATCGCGCCTTTGGGCGACTGCTCAGGACGTATGTCGTGGAGGGAAAGGTCAGGTACGAGTCCTGGTTGCGCAGCCCGGGTGACCGCGCGGCACTCAGGGACTATGTCCAATGGCTGGCCGGAACGTCCCCCAAAAGCCTCGACGAACCCTCGCGCAAGGCATTCTGGATCAATGCCTACAATGCCCTCACCCTCAACAGCGGGCTGGAACGGTATCCGTTGACAAGTGTCAACTTCAATGAACTCAAAGACCCCGGAGCCAGGGGATTCTGGGAAACCCCAGCCGTGGCAGGCGGACAGTCCCTGACGCTCAACCAGATCGAAGCCACGATCCTGCGTCCGACATTCAACGACCCGCGCATCCACTTCGCCATCAACTGTGCCTCCAACGGCTGCCCGGTTCTCGCTGCCGACGCCTATTGCCGCGACACGCTCGACCAACAGCTCGACGCCCGAACGGTGGCGTTTCTCAACGATCCCGCCCGTGGCGCGCACTTTGACGAAAAGACCGGCACGCTGACAGTCTCGATGATCTTCCAGTGGTATGCCGCCGACTTTGGCGATGTCACCGCATTCATCACCCGATACCGTCCTGAACTCACCGGGAAAGTCAAGGCCATGGCTTTCCTCCCCTACGACTGGCGGCTCAATGACTTTTCCACCGCCCCCAACCCGGCCCCTTGA